The DNA segment GGCTAGTTCCATTGCAACCGCTTCCGGTTTACCTACAAAAATCGGTTCTACCCCTGTACTAACAGCAACCACAGAAGTTAATGCCCCATTTCCAGGGAGCATGCCTCTATCAGTCGGTATGGCAGCATCTTTATTTGTACTTATTAGCTTCGCGCCATTTCTAACATTTAAACAAGCAAGTGAAAGTTTTTCGTAAGAGATATTTCGGTCGATACCGATAATGACATAATCGGCCCCTTGATCTGTTATTTCATGACCTTCTTGTTCAAGAGCTGTATATAGCCCTTCTTCCCCTATCACGTACACTTTTGCCTTTTCTTGTAACGATGTGAGGTAACTTGCAGTAGCTAAACTGGATGTAAACACCTGTCCATGTTGTGCAGCAATACCCAGGTTGTTCAACTTCTTTGCTACCTGCTCAGGCCTTGAAGAAGAATTATTAGTGAGGAACATAAACGGTACAGATTGAATTCGTAAACGCTCGACAAACTCCGCAGCCCCAGGGATGGATTCATTCCCTCTGTACATCGTTCCATCTAAATCAATAAAATAGGCTTTATATTGTTTCATTTATATAGCACCTGCTCTCTAAGTTACTTCATTTACTACTTTTTTGTGCTATTAGAGGATGTTCAAAAAGTCACCAAATGATAAACGGCGAATTTCTTCGTTGCTCGGTTTTTCCGGTCCTCACGTATGAAGGTACACGCTGTGGTCCTCAAAACTTTCGCGCCTCGAACTTCTTGTCTCTCATTCGTCAACTTTTTGAACACACAACTATTACCTAAGAGCATTGCCCTTACTCTTTTGAGAAAGCAGTTACAGGCCCAAGTTCCTCATCCAAATACCAGCGAATACGGTCTGGGAACTGATTAAATGATTTACTGTGTGTATTCCAAATAGTTATAATTGCCTCATGGTCAACAGATAAATACTGCTGAACCACCATTTTACGAAGCCTGACAATAGCTTTGTATGCTTCAATTTCTTCTTTAGGAAGAACTTTTTCATCCGTTAAAATATCAATAATATCCTCATAACTGCCTGGATCCCGCATAATAAATCCATCAATCATTTGGTTTCCCACGTCAATGATGATTTCAACAGTTAAGTGCGTCATTCTCTCCAGTACTAAATAGTCAGTGAATGTACGATTAGTATGTTCTTTTTGTTCTAAAATTAATGTCTCCATATATGATAATAAATCTTCAATTTTTTTCCGGTCAACAAAGTACATGATGCGATCCTCCCTATTTTTCACTCTTTCACTTAAATTAGGATAACACAATTGTCGTTTCACTGGATAATAGGATGTATATTTACGTTTCTAGGCGAATTCTGCTATAGTATATAGTGGAATTCAAGGAATCGGAGGCGGACATATTGGATAGAGAACTTGCATTGGAACTAGTACGTGTGACAGAAGCAGCAGCGATCGCTTCCGCACAATGGATGGGCCGCGGTGATAAAATGAATGCTGACGACGCGGCCACGACAGCCATGCGAACAATGTTTGACTCAGTATCGATGGACGGCGTTGTCGTCATAGGTGAAGGAGAGTTGGACGAGGCCCCTATGCTGTATATCGGAGAAGAACTTGGTGACAAAACGGGTCCGAAAGTCGATATTGCTGTTGATCCATTAGAAGGAACAAATATTGTTGCCAAAGGACATAATAATGCCGTGGCAGTTATTGCCGCTGCTAAACGCGGGACATTACTACATGCTCCCGATATGTACATGGATAAAATCGCAGTGGGTAAACATGCTAAAGGATTAATACACATTGACGATCCGATCGAACGTACGATTGATATTGTAGCAAGAGCAAATAATAAGCGGGTCGCAGATCTCACGGTTATCATTCAGGAGCGTGAGAGACATCAAGATATTATTGATCGAGTAATTAAAAAAGGAGCACGTGTTAAGCTCTTTGGGGACGGCGACGTAGGTGCCTCCATTGCCACCTGTCTACCCCAAACTGGAGTCGATCTTTTTGTTGGAACCGGCGGTGCACCCGAAGGCGTTATCTCTGCCGCTGCGATTAAAAGCCTCGGCGGGGATATGCAGGCACGGCTCGCCCCCCAAAATAAAGAAGAAGCTGGACGATGCCAGACAATGGGACTTGAAAATCCATTGCAGCATCTTACACTAAACGATCTTGTTAAAAGCGATGACGCTATCTTTGCAGCTACAGGGGTGACTGAAGGCGAGCTATTAAATGGCGTCAAGTTCCTAGGTGGAGATTTAGTAGAAACAGATTCCATAGTGATGCGTGCTAAGACTCGTACGGTTCGTTTCGTTAAAACTAATCACCACTTAGATTATAAACCTCACCTAAAGATAATCCGCGATTAGGAGTTGTTCAAATGGCTAATTATCAGATTTTTAAGGACGAAACGGAAAATACTACCACACGATTTGTAGTATTTTCTGCAGGAAGCAACCGCTTTGAATTTGCTTTTTTACATGCAGAACAGTTCGATGGTAAAACCATGCTTCTAGACCTTGAAAGCAAAAGGCTAGGGCTCGTCGACCATCAAACATTGGATGAGCCTGGTCGTCTTGAACATATCTTTCAAATGAATCAAATCGATGCAGAACAGCTAAGGGCATGTTTACACGATCTTATCTAATTTAATACTCAACAACAGTCATCCTC comes from the Halobacillus shinanisalinarum genome and includes:
- a CDS encoding TIGR01457 family HAD-type hydrolase, which encodes MKQYKAYFIDLDGTMYRGNESIPGAAEFVERLRIQSVPFMFLTNNSSSRPEQVAKKLNNLGIAAQHGQVFTSSLATASYLTSLQEKAKVYVIGEEGLYTALEQEGHEITDQGADYVIIGIDRNISYEKLSLACLNVRNGAKLISTNKDAAIPTDRGMLPGNGALTSVVAVSTGVEPIFVGKPEAVAMELALSRIGLEKSEVLMVGDNYETDILAGINAGLETLMVETGVSSFKDIQNMVKQPTYKVKDLYDWLKQ
- the hepT gene encoding type VII toxin-antitoxin system HepT family RNase toxin, yielding MYFVDRKKIEDLLSYMETLILEQKEHTNRTFTDYLVLERMTHLTVEIIIDVGNQMIDGFIMRDPGSYEDIIDILTDEKVLPKEEIEAYKAIVRLRKMVVQQYLSVDHEAIITIWNTHSKSFNQFPDRIRWYLDEELGPVTAFSKE
- the glpX gene encoding class II fructose-bisphosphatase — protein: MDRELALELVRVTEAAAIASAQWMGRGDKMNADDAATTAMRTMFDSVSMDGVVVIGEGELDEAPMLYIGEELGDKTGPKVDIAVDPLEGTNIVAKGHNNAVAVIAAAKRGTLLHAPDMYMDKIAVGKHAKGLIHIDDPIERTIDIVARANNKRVADLTVIIQERERHQDIIDRVIKKGARVKLFGDGDVGASIATCLPQTGVDLFVGTGGAPEGVISAAAIKSLGGDMQARLAPQNKEEAGRCQTMGLENPLQHLTLNDLVKSDDAIFAATGVTEGELLNGVKFLGGDLVETDSIVMRAKTRTVRFVKTNHHLDYKPHLKIIRD
- a CDS encoding SAV0927 family protein gives rise to the protein MANYQIFKDETENTTTRFVVFSAGSNRFEFAFLHAEQFDGKTMLLDLESKRLGLVDHQTLDEPGRLEHIFQMNQIDAEQLRACLHDLI